A window from Chrysemys picta bellii isolate R12L10 chromosome 2, ASM1138683v2, whole genome shotgun sequence encodes these proteins:
- the LRRC30 gene encoding leucine-rich repeat-containing protein 30 yields the protein MGAEHSKDKHQRRMFLLRKGQRLPAWEEALISGKDPKSLLKRGLRYVSVSLIMKGMTNVPDFLWGLSEVQKLNLSHNQLVVLSPALGKLDRLAVLNLCGNRLKCLPNETGLLRNLKVLFVDMNCLSEVPAELSLCTKLEVLSLSHNCISQLPSSFTDLTNLRKLNLSNNRFVHIPLCVFALRGLDFLHLGSNRLENIAESVQYLVNLQIFIVEDNNIRTLPRSLCSITALELLNVAYNSIQTLPHDLYLLHRLPKIAWNPMDKGLHISHNPLFRPLPEIVEGGLDVLFNYLKEKKQHN from the coding sequence ATGGGAGCTGAACACTCGAAGGACAAGCATCAGAGAAGAATGTTTTTGCTGAGGAAAGGTCAGAGACTTCCTGCATGGGAAGAAGCTCTTATCTCAGGGAAAGATCCAAAGTCACTGCTGAAGCGTGGATTGCGTTATGTCAGTGTGAGCCTCATCATGAAGGGGATGACAAATGTGCCTGATTTTTTGTGGGGCTTGTCAGAGGTGCAGAAATTGAACCTTTCACACAACCAGCTGGTGGTTCTTTCTCCGGCTTTGGGGAAACTAGACAGATTAGCAGTGCTGAACTTGTGTGGCAATCGCCTCAAGTGTCTGCCTAACGAGACCGGGCTACTCAGAAACCTGAAGGTTTTATTTGTCGATATGAATTGCCTGAGTGAAGTGCCAGCAGAGCTCAGTCTGTGCACAAAGCTGGAAGTTTTGAGCCTTTCGCACAATTGCATCTCACAACTCCCTTCAAGCTTCACTGATTTGACAAACCTAAGGAAGCTGAATCTGAGTAACAATCGTTTTGTTCACATCCCCTTATGTGTTTTTGCATTGAGGGGTTTAGATTTCTTGCACTTAGGCTCCAACAGACTTGAAAACATTGCAGAAAGTGTCCAGTACCTGGTAAATTTGCAGATCTTTATTGTAGAAGATAACAATATTCGCACCTTGCCACGGTCTCTCTGCTCCATCACTGCACTTGAGTTACTAAATGTAGCTTACAATTCTATTCAGACCCTTCCACATGATCTCTATCTGCTGCACAGATTGCCAAAAATTGCTTGGAATCCAATGGATAAAGGGCTCCATATTTCACATAACCCATTGTTCAGACCACTGCCAGAGATTGTAGAGGGAGGACTGGATGTGCTCTTCAACTACCTTAAAGAGAAAAAGCAACACAACTAA